Part of the Woronichinia naegeliana WA131 genome, GAACAGATTTTTCAAGTTTTCTGGTGTTTCAATTGAGTACTGTTGCTTTCGGTACATCTGCTTTCTCTCTTCTTAATGCAATGGTTTTGAGGCATTCTACCCTATTTTCGTGCATTCTAGCGGTTCTTAATTCGCCTACTATTTTTCTCCGTAAAGGTCTCAGCTTTTTTCAGCAAGCCCTAAATATGATATGTAGTGGAGATGGTGGTGTCCCTCTCTTTATGCAATTAGGAGATGGCAATAAATCGGATAAAAAGGTGTTTCCCCAGATAATCAAAGACTGTCAAGAAACGTTGAATATGGAAGGTTTATCGGTGATTGATGGAGCTTTTTATACGGCGGAAAATGTGGGCATGGCGAGGTCAATTCAATGGTTAAGTCGTGTCCCTCTGAAAGAAGCCACTGAGACTTTGGCAAATATATCAGAAGACCAATGGCAGCAGGGTGAACAGGACGGTTATCGTTGGCAAGTGAGGGCTTCGGAATATGGGGGTGAACAGCAACGATGGCTTGTGGTCGAAAGTGCTCAACGTCTCCAGTCCGATAATAGGTAGTGTTCTGAATCTGTGGAAGCACATCTAAATAAGACATCCAAATTCAAAGCGATTGATAAATAATCCAAGGACAATATCGTGCATCACAATAGATTTGGAGAAACAAATCGTTTTTCTCGCTAATCTCTTTATTCGAGTTCTTAATGTCAAGTGCTTTCGTTCGATTTTTTGAGTATTATACTTACCCACCTCATGCAATGCTGGCTCAATATGTCGTTCGTAAGCCCCCCATCCATCTGTATAATATTGAGTAATACCAAAAGGTTCTAACAACTCTTTTAGCCTTAGAAATGCTTCGTCTTTGTGACCAGACAAAACATAAGCTAATATCTCACCTGTCTTATGAGCAATAGCGTGCCATAACCATCTTTGCTCTTTTTTGCTCTTCACAAAACCCCACATTTCGTCGAGTTCTGCTTCCACGTCATTCCATTGGCAGAGCGTTACAATACTCTGACTGGGTTCCAGTTCTGCTAGTTTTTTTTCGTTGACGAATACTAAACTAGACTCTTTTTTTTTAGTTCACTAATCACTGTTGATGGACTAATCCTCAGCACACGGGCTGTATCCCTTATGCCACTACCATTCATTGCCATTTCGGCAATCTTTTCCTTTACTTCTGGCAAATAACCTTTATAAGTATAGTTTAAGATAAATGTGCAACGCTTACATTCTGTATTACGATATCTGTAACGCTCTTTCCCCTCCCCAGAGGGGCCGTGTTTCACAATATCCGTACTTTGACAACTTGGGCAAACAATTGCTTTGAATAGCATGGCACACCAATTTTAAGATTTACATTTATTTATTATTACTCTTTTCCACAGGTTTAGAACACGACCAAACTATCGTTAATTTGACCTCCAAACACAAACATATTCTTTCCTTTCTTGGCTCTTCATGTCAAAAGTACTACTTTGTCTCTTGACTTACCTGCGGAATGTGGGCTGCAACGCGATCGCCCCTGAGAACAGTATTAAAATAAGGTCTGCGATCGCGTTGGAGAAGGAAACATATTGATCGGTGATCGTATTATTCGTATTTATCCTCCAAATAATCTACATAATCAGCTAAAGACATTTCTGAATCAGGTTGAATAACGCCTATTAAACTTTTCGTCCAGGGATCGAGGTCTGTCAACTGTTTGCGACTCGGCTTGCGATCTTTTCCTCTGGCAATAAAGGTCAGTTGAGTAAAATCATACTCAGGACGTAAATCATCATCCATATCAAAATTTTGATTCATAAGCTCAATCATTTTTGTTCGTAAGGGAGAGAAAAGTTATAATGATTATATCGTAATTGAAAATTAACGGTTTCCCATGAGTCAGCAATTAACCTTAGAACTCAGTGATGAAGTTTACAACACTTTACAACATCAAGCTGATGCGATCGGATTATCTGTCACCGATTGGATAATCACAAAACTCGGCAACTCTGATAGCGTTGAAAAGCAGTCAACTAACACGCAACAAGAACAAGCAAGGCAACGTTTCAAAAGTCATGCGGGCAGTATCAGTCTAGGTTATGCAACTGGTATAGATAATGAATCTATAGATGCAGACCTGGCAAAGATTTATGCAAATGAGAGTTAAATAACCTATGCTTTTGGATACATCGGGCTTGCTTTGTTATCTTCATTTTGATGAACCCAAACATCAAGAAGCGGTTCAATTTCTTGATAATTATGATGGTAAATTATTAACCCATAACTACATTTTAGCTGAATTAGTAGCCCTAGCAATTGCTCGTCGTTTTCCGCGATCACCAGTCTTAGAATTTTTGTCAGATTTACTCAATGATCCTAATATTGAGACGGTTTGGGTTAGTGAAAAGTTACATAAAGAAGCAATGAAACTGTTGCTTAACAGGGCTGATAAAACCTATTCTTTATGTGATGCCGTTAGTTTTGTCCTAATGAAACAACGAAAGATCACTCACGCATTAACAACTGATCGCCATTTTCAACAAGAGGGATTTATACAGCTTTTATAGCGATTTAAAATTTTAAAAACGGGAAAACCCCACTCGCTTATCGGGAAAACCGTCTTCCAACCCCGCAAATTGCCCCTTACAATAAAGACTGTAATCTCCTATACGAAAGCCTATGCAACCCACCAATCCCAACCAATTTACCGAAAAAGCCTGGGAAGCGATCGCCCGGACACCCGATATAGCCAAACAAAATAAACAACAACAGATCGAAAGTGAACATTTATTTAAGTCTCTCCTTGAACAGGAAGGACTCGGCACAAGTATCTTTAATAAAGCCAATATTAGTGTTCCCAGACTCCGCGATCGCACCGATGATTTTATTAAACGGCAACCCCATGTTAATCAACCCAGTGAATCCGTTTATCTAGGGCGGAGTTTAGACAGTTTATTAGACCGTGCGGAAAATTATCGTAAAGAATTTGGGGATGAATTTATCTCCATTGAGCACCTAATTTTAGCCTATGCTAAAGATGACCGTTTTGGTAAGATTCTCTATCAGGAAATGGGACTTACCGAAGGGCGATTAAAAGAAATTATTCAACAAGTCAGAGGCAGTCAAAAAGTGACCGATCAAAATCCCGAAGGTAAATACGAATCTCTCGAAAAATACGGGCGCGATTTAACCCAATTAGCCCGTGAAGGTAAACTCGATCCTGTGATTGGTCGAGACGATGAAGTGCGTCGTACCATTCAAATCCTATCTCGTCGTACCAAAAATAATCCCGTTTTAATTGGTGAGCCTGGAGTCGGTAAAACTGCTATTGCCGAAGGATTAGCCCAACGCATTATTAACCGCGATGTTCCCGATTCTCTCCGCGATCGCAAGTTAATTTCTTTGGATATGGGGTCATTAATTGCGGGGGCAAAATATCGCGGTGAATTTGAAGAACGACTCAAAGCGGTATTAAAAGAAGTTACCGAAAGTCAGGGTAATATTATTCTCTTTATTGATGAAATTCATACCGTTGTCGGTGCTGGGGCAACCCAGGGCGCGATGGATGCGGGTAACTTATTAAAACCGATGTTAGCGCGAGGAGAATTGCGTTGTATTGGCGCGACAACTTTGGATGAATATCGTAAATATATTGAGAAAGATGCGGCTTTGGAACGGCGTTTTCAAGAGGTTTTAGTAGATGAACCCGATGTGGTAGATACTATCTCTATTCTACGCGGTTTAAAAGAGCGTTATGAAGTCCATCATGGCGTTAAAATTGCTGATAGTGCTTTAGTGGCGGCGGCGGTTTTATCGAATCGTTATATCAGCGATCGCTTTTTGCCCGATAAAGCTATTGATTTAATGGACGAATCTGCGGCTAAGTTAAAGATGGAAATTACCTCTAAACCAGAGGAATTAGACGAAGTTGATCGTAAAATTTTGCAGTTAGAAATGGAGCGTTTATCTTTACAACGGGAAAATGATCCTGCGTCTAAGGAACGCTTAGAAAAACTAGAAAAAGAGTTAGCTAATCTCAAGGAAGATCAATCAAAACTTAATGGTCAATGGCAATCAGAAAAAGAAGTCATTGATAAAATTCGCACTGTCAAGGAAAGAATTGATCAAGTTAATCTGGAAGTGCAACAGGCCGAACGGGATTACGATCTCAATAAAGCTGCCGAATTACGCTTTGGACAATTAACGGAATTGCAACGCCAAGTTAAAACCTTTGAAGACCAATTAGCAGAGAAACAAACCTCTGGAAAATCTCTTTTACGCGAGGAAGTTTTAGAGTCCGATATTGCCGAAATTATCTCCAAATGGACTGGTATTCCTATCAGTAAATTAGTGGAATCGGAGAAAGAAAAACTCTTACATTTAGAGGATGAATTGCACGATCGCGTTATTGGTCAAGAGGAAGCTGTCACTGCTGTTGCCGAAGCCATTCAGCGATCGCGGGCGGGGCTTTCTGATCCCAATCGTCCCACTGCCAGTTTTATTTTTCTTGGCCCTACAGGGGTGGGTAAAACTGAATTAGCAAAGGCTTTAGCCCAAAGTTTATTTGATACGGAAGAAGCCATTGTTCGGATTGATATGTCCGAGTACATGGAAAAACATACGGTTTCCCGTTTAATGGGTGCGCCTCCAGGCTATGTGGGTTATGAAGAAGGCGGTCAATTAACGGAAGCAATTCGTCGTCGTCCCTATTCGGTAATTCTCTTTGATGAGATTGAAAAAGCTCATGGTGATGTCTTTAATGTGATGTTACAAATCCTCGATGATGGGCGTTTAACCGATGCTCAGGGTCATGTGGTGGACTTCAAAAATACCATCATTATTATGACCAGTAATTTGGGTTCCCAATACATTTTAGACCTGGCGGGGGATGATTCTAAATACGAAGAAATGCGATCGCGGGTCATGGAAGTGATGCGGGAAAATTTCCGTCCAGAATTTCTCAATCGGGTAGATGAAACCATTATTTTTCATGGTCTCAAAAAATCGGAATTACGCAATATTATTCAGATTCAAGTTAAACGCTTAGAAGCCCGTTTAACGGAGCAAAAAATTGGCTTGAAACTCTCTGAAGCGGCGGTAGATTTTCTAGCTGATATTGGTTACGATCCGGTCTATGGGGCGCGACCCTTAAAACGAGCTATTCAACGCTATTTAGAAACAGCGATCGCCAAGGCTCTTTTACGGAGTGAATATCAAGCGGGGGACACGATTTTGGTAGGTGTAGAATCTGAACGTTTAAGCTTCAAGCCTCTTTCTAAGGAGTTAATTACCGTCTAATTTTTTTTGCAGGGGCTTAATACTATAAGCCCTTTTTATTGCTCTTTTAAGTTAATTTACGCCAATTCAAAAATAAAGTACATAAACTGGGAGCTTGACAGAAAAAGGCCTTTTGATAAGCTTATTGCATAATACCTACCGAAGAACCAGATTTGACAGGTGGAATATACCGTGAGCAATGATCCTTACCAATGGCTTGATCGGGCTATGCAAACTATTCATAAAGCCGCTTGGTATCGTTCTGTAAAACCGCTAGAAAGTCCCCCTGGCCCCACGATCCAAAGAGATGGCCGATCGCTGATTAATTTTGCCAGTAATGATTACCTGGGTTTGGCCAATGATCCTCGTCTCAAACAAGCGGCGATCACGGCCATTCAAGCCTGGGGAACTGGCAGTACAGGGTCGAGACTATTAAGCGGCCATCGTTCTCTCCATAGTCAACTGGAAACAGCGATCGCGGACTGGAAACGAACGGAGGCAGCCTTAGTTTTTAGTTCTGGCTATTTAGCTAACTTGGGAACCATTACTGCTCTAGTCGGACAGCGCGATTTAATTCTTGGCGATCAATATAATCATTCCAGTCTTAAAAATGGGGCCAAACTCAGTGGCGCAGCCTATCGAGAATATCCACACAATAATCTTGAACAGTTAGCCCAATATTTGCACCAAGAGCGACCCCATTATCGACGCTGTTTAATCCTCAGTGACGGTGTGTTTAGTATGGATGGCGACCTTTGTCCTTTACCTGAAATCATTGCCCTAGCCCAGTCCCATAACTGTATGGTCTTAATTGACGAAGCCCATGCCACCGGCGTGATGGGAAAAACTGGTTCGGGTTGTCGAGAATATTTTCACTGTCAAACTGCCCAGATTGTGCAAATGGGAACCCTTAGTAAAGCTCTCGGTAGTTTAGGGGGTTATGTCGCTGGAACCGCTCAGTTAATTGACTTTTTACGTAATCGAGCAGCCAGTTGGATTTATACCACAGCCCTTTCTCCCGCAGATACCGCCGCCGCGATCGCCGCCATTCAGGTCATTCAACAGGAACCGGAACGATTACAAAATCTCTGGTCAAATGTGCAATATTTTCAAACCCATTTAGCCTCAATTGCCCATAAACTGTTGCCCTCCCATTCTCCCATTCTTTGTGTAGAACTAGATAGCCCCGAACAAGCTCTCGCCTTGGCCCAACAGTTACAAAATCAAGGCATTTTTGCCCCCGCCATTCGCCCGCCCACTGTTCCCACCAGCCGCATCCGTTTCACCTTAATGGCCAATCATACTCAGTCTCAGCTACAACAGGCGATCAAGGTCTTGAAACATTAAGGCAATTGTTAACAGCATTTATATCAACAAGTCCCCCAGAATTGGGGGATTTAGGGGGCTTAGAAAGGTTATTTTCTGCCAGAATTAGAGGATTTAAGCAACTGAGAAAGTTTTTAAAAACAGAAATACCCTAAGAAGAAATGGTTTCTTTCTCAATAAAAATCTCTTGCAATACGGGGGGCAAATCCTGATTTAAACGTCCAGAGCGAATAAACTCAGCATAGGTATCGGCCTCGATATTTAAAAGCGTTTCTTCTAACTGTTCCATCATCAAACTTTCCAAATTAGGATGGGCAAGCTGCTGCTTTTTAAGCTCCTCTTCAATCTGTTTTAATTGTTCTTCCACCAATACTCTTTTCGGCTGATAAAGGGGAGTATTCATATCCCCAGCAAAGGCCAATTTATCCAGATAATCCAAGACTCGCCGTAAAGCAGACTGACGGGCTAACAGTGCCGAGTATTCCTGTTTTAAAGCCTGATCGCCAATCAAGTTAAAACGTTCTAACATCCCTTGAATGGTCAAACCCTGCACCAACAGCGTAAACAGTACCACTCCAAAAACCGTATTAATAATCTCCTGACGTTGGGCCAAAGAGGCCGGTACACTGAGAGCCAGTGCCACTGAAACCGATCCCCGTAATCCTCCCCACCAAAGAACCGTTTGCTCCTTGTAACCGATTTGGGATTTGACTAACCAATTACTGAGTCCACTTAAGCCGAAAATAGTAATGAAGCGAGAGACTAAAACGGCTCCAATGCCAACGCAGATCACCGTCACATTGTCGGCCAAACTAGCCAGTCGAACCTGATCGCCAATTAAGAGAAAGACAATGGAATTGACGAAAAAAGCCAGAAAGTCCCAAAATTCCGATACCAATAAACGGGTGCGGGGATTCATCCCATTGCGTGAGCCATAATTCCCCAAAATAATGCCCACTGTCACCACACCGATGACCCCTGATCCGCCCAATTCTTCCGTAATTAGATAGGTCGCATAGGCAGAAACCAAAGTCAAAGATTGTTCAACTAGGGGAAGATCAAAACGTTGGGTTAGATAGGAAATACCAAAACCAATAATGCAGCCAATTCCCACCCCAATGCCCACAAAGCTAAAGAATAGCGGCAGAATAACGGGTAACGATAATAATTCTGAGCCAAAGGGCAGACTAACTAGCAGCACAAAGGCAACAACGGCAACCCCATCGTTAAATAAACTTTCGCCCTCCATGAGAATGCTTAATTTCTTACTGGCTCCCAATTGCCGAAAGAGACTAACGACTGAAACGGGGTCAGTGGTAGAAAGACTGGCTCCGACTAAAAGGGCGGTGGGTAGGGTTAAGTTGGTGAATTGACTTAAACCAAAGGCGATGATGATGATGGAAATAATGACACCAAAAATGGTGAAAAGGGTGACGGGAAACCAATTCGATTTCAAATCTCGCCAGCGCACGTTCCAGGCGGCTTCAAAAAGCAGGGGGGGGAGAAAAATTTCAAGAATCAATTGAGGTGAGAGATTAACTAAGCGCACATCCACGAAGGCTAGACCTAAACCTACAATGACAAGCAGCAGGGTATAGGGAATTTTGCGTAGCCAAGGAACAATCCGTGAAAGAGTTGCGACCGTAAGAGAAACCGATAAAACGACGACAAATTGCTCTAAATTTTGTTGGATAGCTGCGTCCGCCGCCGATTCAAAACTCATTGATTGCTCCTAATTTGGATGTAGTCCCGTCTAGAATATTGTAATCATGTAGTGTCACAGGAGATTCCCTGGGATGTCGTCTTCGGTTCGCGTTGAGTCGGTTTCCTCTAATTGGCAAGATTTGCCCTTGGTGCATTCCCCCAATGAGGAACAACTCTGTCAGATTCAACGGCGTTTAGATGTTTTGTTTTTGGCGTTGATTGCCCTAACGGAGTTGGAGGTGAATTTAGTTGAGCAAAGTGTACAGGAGTTGCATCTGAAGCATTTTTCCCTAGAACTTGGAACAGCCGAGACCCTTTCCCAGCCTCGCCAATGGGGTTCCTGTCTTGATCGCCCCCTTTCCCTCGAAGCAGCGCGATCTTTGGTACTGATTATTTGTCATTTAGCCCAAAAACATCAGGAACTATTGCGGCGGGCGGTGACGTTGATGGAGCAAATGCAGGAACAAGGAAAGGATGCGGCTAAAACGGCTTTATTGGGAGAGTATTTAGGGCGTTTTCGCGGATTTTATCAAGATTATCAGGCGATCGCTGTAGTGGAAACCAGGGATTGGGAACGGTTTGCATTTAAACAGTTAATTGATTTGATGTTCTATGGTGCGATCAATGGTCATCGCCGTTTATGGTTAGTGTTGTTAGAAAAGGTTCAGGGATGGGGTAATGAAACTGCTGGCTGATCGGGTATTACACCGTTATACACCACCGACTTGTACTTTAGAACTTTGGGCAAAACAATCTCTCTTCGGCTGGCATTCCCCGCATTTTCCCCAGGATTTTCGCTTTGAATTACGTTTTGATGATCCGCGTCTCTCGGAAGATCGTCAAGTAACCGTTAAAGGCGATCGCGTTCAGTTAGATCGATTATGTGATGTGGTTAGTGGTTATATTCAGAATTTTTTAGAGCAAACCTGTAGCCATCATCGGTCGACAAATACACCCTCATCGGCTTGTGTCGCCACTGTCGAACCTTTGCTCTATGCACCGTCTGATTCCCTTTCTTTGACACCCCAGGGATTACTCAGCCATCAATTTTGTTTTGGCCTGCTGGAAAGTCCTTCCCATGTTAACCCCTTAGTCTTGCTGACCACTTCTCAACTGCTCGATCTCACCAATGCCCTAGAAGAATATGGTCGTGACCTCGCACCGAAGTCAGAAGAGCGATCGCCCACAGAAGGAAAAAGTTTTTGGGTTTGGACAGGGGCGGCCCTACTGGGACTCATTGCAGTTGGTTTAGCCGGAGCAGGCCTAAAAGTTTTTTCTCCTCGTTCTGTCGAGGTAGGCAATATTACGCCGATGTTACCGGTTCATACCCAGTTCACCTTTACAGAGATCTTACCGCCCATTCCCCCCGCACCGTCTAAAAACCCACCCTCTAACCCCAGCTTACCCACTAGCCTCGCGCTTCGTGATCCCCTACCGCCTCCTACGACTATTGCCGCCGCCAGTCCTCCTCCTCGTAATCCCACCGTTAATTTAGTGGTTCCTCCCGCTAGAGTTTTACCGCCTCCCCCCGCCGTACCGCCAGCCCCTCCCAGTCAAACCATTATGATCGTCCCAGCAACGGGCAACCCCAATCTACCGCCGCCACCACCAGGCAGTGCGATGGCGAATCCCTTCATTCCGCCTGTCAATTCCCAGGCTAATTTACCTATTTTGCCACCCCAGGGCGCACCAATTCCCAATTTTCAGGGTCAAGTTATCCCCTCTGCCCCCCAGCTTCCCCCCTTGGCCATGAATTCCCAGACTCCCAGCCAATCGGCTCTACCCCCAGGTGTCAAACCGTTAGTTGCCCCCACAAACAATAATACAAACTTGTTAGATACAATTCCCCAGGTAGCAGAAATCAGAAATTATTTTCAAGAGAAATGGCAACCCCCTGATAATTTGAGTCAAACCTTGGAATATCGTCTTCGTATTAAATCCGATGGTTCTCTCGATCAATCTATTCCGTTGGGCAAGGCTGCTAGTCTTTATCTATCCCAAGTGCCGATGCCTAATCAAGGACAAAAATTTGTCTCTCCTTTACCAATGCCAGAAGAACAAACAGTGCGTTTGGTATTAAGTCCGAATGGAACCGTGAAAACATTTCTTGAGTAGGTTTTTGATCGCAAAGCGATAGCCCCTTACCGTGAAGATAAAAAGCTTTCAAGACTCAAAATTGAGAGAGTTTAACTGGTCGGCAACCATCCAAACAGTTTAGCCGCACCACCAATGAGAGCAACAATCAGTGCAACTAATACTCCTCGATTAATAAATTCCTGATTATCTAGTAGTCTAAGGCGTAAGTTAAGATACTATTATTAGGCAACCGATAAAAAGATAAATATAGGTATATAGGAGAAAAAGTCATGCCCCGATTAGCCCCCAAAGAGTTAAAGTTGGAAGCAAAAGAACGAGAACATCTAGAAAAACTGATAAATCGTCATACAACAGAGCAGCAAATTGCCTTAAGGGCAAAAATAGTGCTTCTGGCCGATGAGGGAGAAAATAATCGAGAAATTGCTAGAAAATTAAAAATCAGCCGAAAAATGGCAAGTCAATGGAGAGAAAGATGGATAGCAGGACAGAAAAGTGAAATATACTTGGCAGGTCATGGATTGAGATTTTCGCCCCCTGAATCCCCCAATGCTGGGGGACTTTGAAACCGATAAATAGAGAATGGTTCCCCCAAAACTTGGGGGGCTAGGGGGGCTGAACTAAAAAACGCAAATTATCACCGTGCGAGGTATAGAAATAACAGAAAGAATCAAAGATGCTGAACGTAGTGGAGCACCCGCCAAGTTTAAACGCGAACAAATCTTGAAGTTGTTCAAATTAGCCTGTGATGACCCAAAGAATTATGAGCGTCCGATAAGTCACTGGACAGGACGAGAATTAGCCGAGGAATTAGTAAAGCAAGGAATAGTGGAAAGTATATCTCCTCGACAGGTAGGAAGATTATGGGAAGAAGCAGATATTAAACCCCATCAGTCAGGATACTGGCTGAATCCCCCCCTGACCCAAATTTTGGGGAAAAAGTGAATGATATCTGCCAAGCCTATGAGAGTGCAATTTTAGGAGAGGAAAAGGGAGAAAAGACTATTTCTCTAGATGAAATGACGGGAATTCAAGCATTAGAGCGGAAAGCACCAGACCTTCCGATGTCTCAGGGGAAGATTCAAGGTCGAGAATTTGAATATATTCGTCACGGCACTCAAACGTTAATAGCCAGTTTTGATGTGGCCAAGGGTCAAGTAATCTGCTCTACAGTCGGAAATACTCGCACAGAGGCAGACTATTTAGGGCTTGCTGAAAAAAGCTGAAACCTTTACGGAGAAAAATAGTAGGCGAATTAAGAACCGCTAGAATGCACGAAAATAGGGTAGAATGCCTCAAAACCATTGCATTAAGAAGAGAGAAAGCAGATGTACCGAAAGCAACAGTACTCAATTGAAACACCAGAAAACTTGAAAAATCTGTTCGGCGGGCAGTTAGACGAAGAAAATCGTTGGATAGAAATGTCAAAAATGATTCCCTGGGAAGAATATGAGGAAGAATATGCAAAAAACTTCACAGAAAAAAAAGGAGCCCCAGCCAAATCATTTAGAATGGCATTAGGAGCATTAATTATCAAAGAAATTTCAGGAAAAAGTGACAGAGAAACAGTAGAACAAATAAAAGAGAACCCTTATTTACAGTACTTTATAGGAATGGAAAGCTATAGTAGCAAAGAAGCATTTAATGCGTCAATGATGGTTCATTTTCGTAAAAAAATAGGAATGGAATTAATAAATAAAATTAATAAAGAAATAGAAAAAAAGCGACGGGTG contains:
- a CDS encoding transposase, which codes for MICSGDGGVPLFMQLGDGNKSDKKVFPQIIKDCQETLNMEGLSVIDGAFYTAENVGMARSIQWLSRVPLKEATETLANISEDQWQQGEQDGYRWQVRASEYGGEQQRWLVVESAQRLQSDNR
- a CDS encoding IS1 family transposase codes for the protein MEAELDEMWGFVKSKKEQRWLWHAIAHKTGEILAYVLSGHKDEAFLRLKELLEPFGITQYYTDGWGAYERHIEPALHEVGKYNTQKIERKHLTLRTRIKRLARKTICFSKSIVMHDIVLGLFINRFEFGCLI
- a CDS encoding IS1-like element transposase: MPEVKEKIAEMAMNGSGIRDTARVLRISPSTVISELKKKSLV
- a CDS encoding PIN domain-containing protein; translation: MLLDTSGLLCYLHFDEPKHQEAVQFLDNYDGKLLTHNYILAELVALAIARRFPRSPVLEFLSDLLNDPNIETVWVSEKLHKEAMKLLLNRADKTYSLCDAVSFVLMKQRKITHALTTDRHFQQEGFIQLL
- the clpB gene encoding ATP-dependent chaperone ClpB, with the translated sequence MQPTNPNQFTEKAWEAIARTPDIAKQNKQQQIESEHLFKSLLEQEGLGTSIFNKANISVPRLRDRTDDFIKRQPHVNQPSESVYLGRSLDSLLDRAENYRKEFGDEFISIEHLILAYAKDDRFGKILYQEMGLTEGRLKEIIQQVRGSQKVTDQNPEGKYESLEKYGRDLTQLAREGKLDPVIGRDDEVRRTIQILSRRTKNNPVLIGEPGVGKTAIAEGLAQRIINRDVPDSLRDRKLISLDMGSLIAGAKYRGEFEERLKAVLKEVTESQGNIILFIDEIHTVVGAGATQGAMDAGNLLKPMLARGELRCIGATTLDEYRKYIEKDAALERRFQEVLVDEPDVVDTISILRGLKERYEVHHGVKIADSALVAAAVLSNRYISDRFLPDKAIDLMDESAAKLKMEITSKPEELDEVDRKILQLEMERLSLQRENDPASKERLEKLEKELANLKEDQSKLNGQWQSEKEVIDKIRTVKERIDQVNLEVQQAERDYDLNKAAELRFGQLTELQRQVKTFEDQLAEKQTSGKSLLREEVLESDIAEIISKWTGIPISKLVESEKEKLLHLEDELHDRVIGQEEAVTAVAEAIQRSRAGLSDPNRPTASFIFLGPTGVGKTELAKALAQSLFDTEEAIVRIDMSEYMEKHTVSRLMGAPPGYVGYEEGGQLTEAIRRRPYSVILFDEIEKAHGDVFNVMLQILDDGRLTDAQGHVVDFKNTIIIMTSNLGSQYILDLAGDDSKYEEMRSRVMEVMRENFRPEFLNRVDETIIFHGLKKSELRNIIQIQVKRLEARLTEQKIGLKLSEAAVDFLADIGYDPVYGARPLKRAIQRYLETAIAKALLRSEYQAGDTILVGVESERLSFKPLSKELITV
- the bioF gene encoding 8-amino-7-oxononanoate synthase; the encoded protein is MQTIHKAAWYRSVKPLESPPGPTIQRDGRSLINFASNDYLGLANDPRLKQAAITAIQAWGTGSTGSRLLSGHRSLHSQLETAIADWKRTEAALVFSSGYLANLGTITALVGQRDLILGDQYNHSSLKNGAKLSGAAYREYPHNNLEQLAQYLHQERPHYRRCLILSDGVFSMDGDLCPLPEIIALAQSHNCMVLIDEAHATGVMGKTGSGCREYFHCQTAQIVQMGTLSKALGSLGGYVAGTAQLIDFLRNRAASWIYTTALSPADTAAAIAAIQVIQQEPERLQNLWSNVQYFQTHLASIAHKLLPSHSPILCVELDSPEQALALAQQLQNQGIFAPAIRPPTVPTSRIRFTLMANHTQSQLQQAIKVLKH
- a CDS encoding sodium:proton antiporter, whose protein sequence is MSFESAADAAIQQNLEQFVVVLSVSLTVATLSRIVPWLRKIPYTLLLVIVGLGLAFVDVRLVNLSPQLILEIFLPPLLFEAAWNVRWRDLKSNWFPVTLFTIFGVIISIIIIAFGLSQFTNLTLPTALLVGASLSTTDPVSVVSLFRQLGASKKLSILMEGESLFNDGVAVVAFVLLVSLPFGSELLSLPVILPLFFSFVGIGVGIGCIIGFGISYLTQRFDLPLVEQSLTLVSAYATYLITEELGGSGVIGVVTVGIILGNYGSRNGMNPRTRLLVSEFWDFLAFFVNSIVFLLIGDQVRLASLADNVTVICVGIGAVLVSRFITIFGLSGLSNWLVKSQIGYKEQTVLWWGGLRGSVSVALALSVPASLAQRQEIINTVFGVVLFTLLVQGLTIQGMLERFNLIGDQALKQEYSALLARQSALRRVLDYLDKLAFAGDMNTPLYQPKRVLVEEQLKQIEEELKKQQLAHPNLESLMMEQLEETLLNIEADTYAEFIRSGRLNQDLPPVLQEIFIEKETISS
- a CDS encoding DUF3038 domain-containing protein, which produces MSSSVRVESVSSNWQDLPLVHSPNEEQLCQIQRRLDVLFLALIALTELEVNLVEQSVQELHLKHFSLELGTAETLSQPRQWGSCLDRPLSLEAARSLVLIICHLAQKHQELLRRAVTLMEQMQEQGKDAAKTALLGEYLGRFRGFYQDYQAIAVVETRDWERFAFKQLIDLMFYGAINGHRRLWLVLLEKVQGWGNETAG
- a CDS encoding DUF4335 domain-containing protein, whose translation is MKLLADRVLHRYTPPTCTLELWAKQSLFGWHSPHFPQDFRFELRFDDPRLSEDRQVTVKGDRVQLDRLCDVVSGYIQNFLEQTCSHHRSTNTPSSACVATVEPLLYAPSDSLSLTPQGLLSHQFCFGLLESPSHVNPLVLLTTSQLLDLTNALEEYGRDLAPKSEERSPTEGKSFWVWTGAALLGLIAVGLAGAGLKVFSPRSVEVGNITPMLPVHTQFTFTEILPPIPPAPSKNPPSNPSLPTSLALRDPLPPPTTIAAASPPPRNPTVNLVVPPARVLPPPPAVPPAPPSQTIMIVPATGNPNLPPPPPGSAMANPFIPPVNSQANLPILPPQGAPIPNFQGQVIPSAPQLPPLAMNSQTPSQSALPPGVKPLVAPTNNNTNLLDTIPQVAEIRNYFQEKWQPPDNLSQTLEYRLRIKSDGSLDQSIPLGKAASLYLSQVPMPNQGQKFVSPLPMPEEQTVRLVLSPNGTVKTFLE
- a CDS encoding helix-turn-helix domain-containing protein; protein product: MPRLAPKELKLEAKEREHLEKLINRHTTEQQIALRAKIVLLADEGENNREIARKLKISRKMASQWRERWIAGQKSEIYLAGHGLRFSPPESPNAGGL
- a CDS encoding helix-turn-helix domain-containing protein: MRGIEITERIKDAERSGAPAKFKREQILKLFKLACDDPKNYERPISHWTGRELAEELVKQGIVESISPRQVGRLWEEADIKPHQSGYWLNPPLTQILGKK